A single Phoenix dactylifera cultivar Barhee BC4 chromosome 1, palm_55x_up_171113_PBpolish2nd_filt_p, whole genome shotgun sequence DNA region contains:
- the LOC113461533 gene encoding putative disease resistance RPP13-like protein 1: MDEKREEAMLEYLQPHANLQILSIQGYGGSKFPEWVEDPFSFASLKEITVRNCEKIRSLALYIHDSLGNLDAPISKPMLKRVHISGCRQLTSIAGLHHLHSLKDLKIYNCPQLRLLSEEGLLPNVRYLHIEECQQLTSLRGMQYLASLNKLSIKDCARLQIMAEDLLSSMPDEVEIVDCPGLSNWCQIQRINCIEVASGNKLTTSNTWDNVMHGFDDLTSVEHLYFGNHWRFFLRRDSIPILEELTIWGCTDIPPLFFLPRLTSLRSLVIKDCPGIHCLPSYLLPSTLQSLVVDNCEDLIFLRLAQENLDAFEELQLMNCPKLERVEGVNCLFFTKILRIERCPQLQLP, translated from the exons ATGGATGAAAAAAGGGAGGAAGCCATGCTCGAGTATCTCCAACCTCACGCCAACCTCCAAATTTTGTCTATACAAGGGTATGGTGGTTCCAAGTTTCCAGAATGGGTAGAAGATCCTTTCTCCTTTGCATCACTTAAAGAAATCACTGTAAGGAATTGTGAAAAAATAAGATCTCTTGCTCTATACATTCATGACTCTCTTGGAAATCTGGATGCACCCATATCAAAACCCATGCTTAAGAGGGTGCACATTTCTGGTTGTCGGCAACTCACATCCATAGCAGGGCTGCATCATCTTCACTCGCTTAAAGATCTGAAGATATACAATTGTCCTCAACTCCGGCTCTTATCAGAGGAAGGACTGCTACCCAATGTTCGATATTTGCATATCGAGGAGTGCCAGCAATTGACATCGTTGAGGGGGATGCAATACCTTGCTTCTCTCAATAAATTAAGTATAAAAGATTGTGCTAGACTTCAGATCATGGCAGAAGATCTGCTCTCATCAATGCCTGACGAAGTGGAAATTGTTGATTGCCCTGGATTGAGTAACTGGTGCCAAATACAAAGAATCAACTGCATTGAG GTTGCTTCAGGCAACAAGCTCACTACATCGAACACATGGGATAACGTAATGCATGGGTTTGACGATTTGACATCCGTTGAGCATCTTTATTTCGGTAATCATTGGAGATTTTTTCTGCGAAGAGACTCCATACCCATACTTGAAGAGCTGACCATATGGGGTTGCACGGACATCCCACCACTATTTTTCCTGCCACGGCTCACATCTCTTCGAAGCTTGGTCATAAAGGACTGTCCTGGAATCCACTGCCTGCCATCTTATCTGCTCCCATCCACACTCCAGTCCTTGGTGGTTGATAATTGTGAGGACCTAATATTTTTGCGATTGGCACAGGAGAACCTAGATGCATTTGAGGAGCTGCAGCTTATGAATTGCCCTAAGCTCGAACGGGTGGAAGGGGTGAATTGCCTTTTCTTCacaaaaatcttaagaatagaACGATGCCCTCAACTCCAGCTTCCATAA
- the LOC120104210 gene encoding putative disease resistance RPP13-like protein 1, which produces MASAFLSSILSKTSQVLGFAQRSAVLPSSSSDPRSSVLKELKKLERTLKRIQAVLHDAQEREIREESVKLWLKELKAVAYEADDVLDEYQYEVLRAQVEGRASLNGKRGVGDDQEEVSIPDGMGDRIRDIRERFDEISQDRERLRLREEDGKRRVLEAPYPAPTSHMMDESSIYGREDDKQKVIDLLFSEGGENGVSVIPIVGMGGLGKTILH; this is translated from the exons ATGGCGAGCGCTTTCCTCTCTTCCATCCTATCAAAAACCAGCCAAGTACTGGGCTTTGCTCAGAGATCGGCAGTCTTGccgtcttcatcatcggatccaCGCAGCAGCGTCCTGAAAGAGCTGAAGAAGCTGGAGAGAACATTAAAGAGGATCCAAGCAGTGCTCCATGACGCGCAGGAGAGGGAGATACGAGAGGAATCCGTCAAGCTCTGGCTGAAGGAGCTTAAAGCAGTGGCTTATGAAGCAGATGACGTGCTGGACGAGTACCAGTACGAGGTACTGCGAGCCCAAGTGGAAGGCCGAGCTTCCCTCAATGGGAAGCGAGGGGTAGGGGACGACCAGGAAGAG GTTTCAATTCCGGACGGCATGGGGGATAGAATCAGGGACATCAGGGAGAGGTTCGATGAGATCTCTCAGGATCGGGAACGCCTCCGTTTAAGAGAGGAAGATGGAAAGCGACGGGTCCTCGAAGCTCCATACCCCGCACCAACCAGCCACATGATGGATGAGTCGAGTATTTATGGAAGGGAAGACGACAAGCAGAAAGTAATTGATTTGCTGTTTTCCGAGGGTGGGGAAAATGGTGTCTCCGTCATTCCGATCGTTGGCATGGGGGGACTGGGAAAAACAATACTTCATTGA
- the LOC120109979 gene encoding putative disease resistance RPP13-like protein 1 isoform X2, translating into MASAFLSSILSKTSHVLGCVRRWAVSPSSSSDPRSSVLEDLKELERTLRRIKAVLHDAEEREIRDESVKLWLKELKEVSYEADDMLDEYQYEVLRAQVEGRASRKRKRVERDDQEEVSIPDGMGDRIRKIRERFHEISQDRERLCLREEDGEQRVLEAPYPAPTSHMVDESSIYGRERDKQEVIDLLFSEGVGNGVSVIPIVGKGGLGKTTIAQLVYNDSKVKEYFDLTGWLCVSNDFDVPRLTKAIIESLTRSSCDLTQLSTLQDTLKEKLKDKRVLLVLDDVWNDQQSRWEYLRNPFVGAETVRIIMTCRNDSVAEIMQTVHPYHPRCLSPEQSWSLFRHYAFGGRDPEEQPRLADMGKQIVEKCSGLPLAVKSIGSLLRYMADEKSWMDVIQSDVWEVDENINEILPALRLSYSRMPARLKPCFIYCSMFPKDYQFDKDKLVQFWMAQGYIPSGDRRRMEDIGNEYFIDLQRRSFFDSYWSKFFKMHDMIHDLAKSIAGNECWAIVDKKLPSLPDKLRHLYVRDEKEFGKSLLSYNISALRTFLIQPQLEFSAKLWVPKRSQIEILELIKCLLLLRCLRTLEFCWEREDEIPELLGNQKHLRYLRITSNKIEKLPESICLLYHLQTLELDCPQLVELPDSQGNLTNLRYLHITSNKIEKLPESICLLYHLQTLVLDCQHLSQLPDGIGNLTNLHHLQIPKRQILCLPARIRKLTNLRSLLGCYKVQGGIGILKDLLNHQTLIISGLRNMVNIEDARDANLKYKHKLNTMVLDWNAVDCNYDLNHAEKYDKLLHLVAFSEENKDVPADEEREEAMLDYLQPHANLKKLVINGYGGSKFPEWVGDPFSFASLQDIRVISCEKISSLPLYIHDSLGKLDALIPKSTLEGVVISGCRQLTSIAGLHRLHSLTHLHVHDCPQLQFLSEEGLPSNLQDLNIEECQQLTSLPRMQNLTSLDCLNIRVCPQLRLLSEEGLPSNLQHLYIIECQQLTSLPGMQYLTSLEKLIIKDCPQLQLLSEEELPSNIRYLHIEECQQLISLPGLQNLTSLGALTIRNCPQLRLLLEEGLSSNLQYLQIKECQQLRSLSGRFRQEAEIRVDSHAYLLPSTLI; encoded by the exons ATGGCGAGCGCTTTCCTCTCTTCCATCCTATCAAAAACCAGCCATGTACTGGGCTGTGTTCGCAGATGGGCAGTCTCTccgtcttcatcatcggatccaCGCAGCAGTGTCTTGGAAGATCTGAAGGAGCTGGAGAGAACATTGAGGAGGATCAAGGCAGTGCTCCATGACGCGGAGGAGAGGGAGATACGAGACGAATCCGTCAAGCTCTGGCTGAAGGAGCTTAAAGAAGTGTCTTATGAAGCAGACGACATGCTGGACGAGTACCAGTACGAGGTACTGCGAGCCCAAGTGGAAGGTCGAGCTTCCCGCAAGAGGAAGCGAGTGGAACGGGACGATCAGGAAGAG GTTTCAATTCCGGACGGCATGGGGGATAGAATCAGAAAGATTAGGGAGAGGTTCCATGAGATTTCGCAGGATCGGGAACGCCTCTGTTTAAGAGAGGAAGATGGAGAGCAACGGGTCCTCGAAGCTCCATACCCAGCACCAACCAGCCACATGGTGGATGAGTCGAGTATTTATGGAAGGGAACGCGACAAGCAGGAGGTAATTGATTTGCTGTTTTCCGAGGGTGTGGGAAATGGTGTCTCCGTCATTCCGATTGTCGGCAAGGGGGGACTGGGAAAAACCACCATCGCCCAGCTGGTCTACAACGACTCCAAGGTAAAAGAATATTTCGATCTAACCGGATGGCTTTGTGTATCCAATGATTTCGATGTTCCAAGGCTAACAAAGGCCATCATTGAGTCTCTTACTCGAAGTTCATGTGATCTTACACAACTAAGCACGCTTCAAGATACTCTCAAGGAAAAGCTGAAGGATAAGAGAGTGTTGCTCGTGCTCGACGATGTCTGGAATGATCAGCAAAGCCGTTGGGAATACTTAAGAAACCCCTTCGTTGGAGCAGAAACAGTAAGAATTATCATGACCTGTAGGAATGATTCGGTCGCCGAGATCATGCAgacagtgcatccttatcatCCTCGCTGCTTGTCTCCAGAGCAGTCTTGGTCATTATTCAGGCATTATGCATTTGGCGGTCGGGACCCTGAAGAACAACCACGCTTGGCGGATATGGGTAAACAGATTGTCGAGAAGTGTTCCGGTTTACCATTGGCTGTGAAGTCAATAGGAAGCCTTCTGAGATATATGGCAGACGAAAAGAGCTGGATGGATGTCATACAAAGTGATGTATGGGAAGTCGACGAGAATATTAATGAGATTTTGCCAGCTCTTAGATTAAGCTATAGTCGCATGCCAGCACGTCTTAAACCTTGTTTCATTTATTGTTCCATGTTTCCAAAGGATTATCAGTTCGACAAAGATAAATTAGTCCAATTCTGGATGGCGCAAGGTTACATCCCATCTGGAGATAGAAGAAGAATGGAAGACATTGGCAATGAATATTTCATTGACTTGCAAAGAAGATCGTTCTTTGATTCCTATTGGTCTAAGTTTTTTAAGATGCATGATATGATACATGATCTAGCAAAATCTATTGCAGGAAATGAGTGCTGGGCAATTGTTGATAAGAAGCTACCCAGTCTCCCCGATAAGCTTCGCCATTTATATGTGAGAGATGAAAAGGAATTTGGGAAATCACTGCTTTCGTATAATATTAGCGCCTTACGGACCTTCTTAATACAGCCTCAGCTTGAATTTTCAGCAAAATTATGGGTTCCGAAAAGATCTCAAATAGAAATTCTAGAATTAATCAAGTGTTTGCTGCTACTAAGATGTTTACGGACTCTAGAATTTTGTTGGGAAAGGGAAGATGAGATCCCAGAGTTACTCGGTAACCAGAAGCACTTGCGCTACTTACGCATCACATCCAACAAAATTGAGAAGCTCCCTGAATCAATATGCCTCCTTTATCACCTACAGACATTGGAACTTGATTGCCCGCAACTTGTAGAGTTACCAGATAGCCAAGGCAACCTCACCAACCTACGATACTTACATATCACATCCAACAAAATTGAGAAGCTCCCTGAATCAATATGCCTCCTTTATCACCTACAGACATTGGTACTTGATTGCCAGCATCTTTCACAGTTACCAGATGGCATAGGCAACCTTACTAACCTCCACCATCTACAAATTCCGAAAAGGCAAATTCTCTGTCTACCAGCTAGGATTAGAAAACTAACAAATCTTCGGAGCTTGCTTGGATGTTATAAAGTACAAGGTGGGATAGGAATACTGAAGGACTTGCTGAACCACCAAACTCTTATCATCTCAGGGCTTAGGAACATGGTCAACATAGAGGATGCCAGGGATGCCAATCTTAAATATAAGCATAAACTCAACACGATGGTGCTAGATTGGAATGCGGTTGACTGCAACTATGATCTGAATCATGCAGAGAAATATGACAAATTACTACATCTAGTAGCTTTTTCAGAGGAAAATAAGGATGTCCCAGCCGatgaagaaagggaggaagcCATGCTCGACTATCTCCAACCTCACGCCAACCTCAAAAAGTTGGTTATAAATGGGTATGGTGGTTCCAAGTTTCCAGAATGGGTGGGAGATCCTTTCTCCTTTGCATCACTTCAAGACATCCGTGTAATCAGTTGTGAAAAAATAAGCTCCCTTCCTCTATACATTCATGACTCTCTTGGAAAATTAGATGCACTCATACCAAAATCCACGCTTGAAGGGGTGGTCATTTCTGGTTGTCGGCAACTCACATCCATAGCAGGGCTACATCGTCTCCACTCACTTACACACCTGCATGTTCATGATTGTCCTCAACTTCAATTCTTATCAGAGGAAGGACTGCCATCTAATCTTCAAGATCTGAATATTGAGGAGTGCCAGCAGTTGACATCACTGCCAAGGATGCAAAACCTTACTTCTCTCGACTGTTTAAATATAAGAGTTTGTCCTCAACTCCGGCTTTTATCAGAGGAAGGATTGCCATCCAATCTTCAACATCTATATATTATAGAGTGCCAGCAATTGACATCGCTGCCAGGGATGCAATACCTTACTTCTCTcgaaaaattaattataaaagATTGTCCTCAACTCCAGCTCTTATCAGAGGAAGAACTGCCATCCAATATTCGATATTTACATATTGAAGAGTGCCAGCAGTTGATATCACTGCCGGGGCTCCAAAATCTTACTTCTCTTGGTGCATTAACTATTAGAAATTGTCCTCAACTCCGGCTCTTATTAGAGGAAGGACTATCATCCAATCTTCAATATTTGCAAATTAAGGAGTGCCAACAACTAAGATCACTGTCGG GTCGCTTCAGGCAAGAAGCTGAGATCCGGGTTGATAGTCACGCTTATCTGCTCCCATCCACGCTTATCTGA
- the LOC120109979 gene encoding putative disease resistance RPP13-like protein 1 isoform X1 — protein sequence MASAFLSSILSKTSHVLGCVRRWAVSPSSSSDPRSSVLEDLKELERTLRRIKAVLHDAEEREIRDESVKLWLKELKEVSYEADDMLDEYQYEVLRAQVEGRASRKRKRVERDDQEEVSIPDGMGDRIRKIRERFHEISQDRERLCLREEDGEQRVLEAPYPAPTSHMVDESSIYGRERDKQEVIDLLFSEGVGNGVSVIPIVGKGGLGKTTIAQLVYNDSKVKEYFDLTGWLCVSNDFDVPRLTKAIIESLTRSSCDLTQLSTLQDTLKEKLKDKRVLLVLDDVWNDQQSRWEYLRNPFVGAETVRIIMTCRNDSVAEIMQTVHPYHPRCLSPEQSWSLFRHYAFGGRDPEEQPRLADMGKQIVEKCSGLPLAVKSIGSLLRYMADEKSWMDVIQSDVWEVDENINEILPALRLSYSRMPARLKPCFIYCSMFPKDYQFDKDKLVQFWMAQGYIPSGDRRRMEDIGNEYFIDLQRRSFFDSYWSKFFKMHDMIHDLAKSIAGNECWAIVDKKLPSLPDKLRHLYVRDEKEFGKSLLSYNISALRTFLIQPQLEFSAKLWVPKRSQIEILELIKCLLLLRCLRTLEFCWEREDEIPELLGNQKHLRYLRITSNKIEKLPESICLLYHLQTLELDCPQLVELPDSQGNLTNLRYLHITSNKIEKLPESICLLYHLQTLVLDCQHLSQLPDGIGNLTNLHHLQIPKRQILCLPARIRKLTNLRSLLGCYKVQGGIGILKDLLNHQTLIISGLRNMVNIEDARDANLKYKHKLNTMVLDWNAVDCNYDLNHAEKYDKLLHLVAFSEENKDVPADEEREEAMLDYLQPHANLKKLVINGYGGSKFPEWVGDPFSFASLQDIRVISCEKISSLPLYIHDSLGKLDALIPKSTLEGVVISGCRQLTSIAGLHRLHSLTHLHVHDCPQLQFLSEEGLPSNLQDLNIEECQQLTSLPRMQNLTSLDCLNIRVCPQLRLLSEEGLPSNLQHLYIIECQQLTSLPGMQYLTSLEKLIIKDCPQLQLLSEEELPSNIRYLHIEECQQLISLPGLQNLTSLGALTIRNCPQLRLLLEEGLSSNLQYLQIKECQQLRSLSGLSNWGQIQNINCIPFILNLKYSN from the exons ATGGCGAGCGCTTTCCTCTCTTCCATCCTATCAAAAACCAGCCATGTACTGGGCTGTGTTCGCAGATGGGCAGTCTCTccgtcttcatcatcggatccaCGCAGCAGTGTCTTGGAAGATCTGAAGGAGCTGGAGAGAACATTGAGGAGGATCAAGGCAGTGCTCCATGACGCGGAGGAGAGGGAGATACGAGACGAATCCGTCAAGCTCTGGCTGAAGGAGCTTAAAGAAGTGTCTTATGAAGCAGACGACATGCTGGACGAGTACCAGTACGAGGTACTGCGAGCCCAAGTGGAAGGTCGAGCTTCCCGCAAGAGGAAGCGAGTGGAACGGGACGATCAGGAAGAG GTTTCAATTCCGGACGGCATGGGGGATAGAATCAGAAAGATTAGGGAGAGGTTCCATGAGATTTCGCAGGATCGGGAACGCCTCTGTTTAAGAGAGGAAGATGGAGAGCAACGGGTCCTCGAAGCTCCATACCCAGCACCAACCAGCCACATGGTGGATGAGTCGAGTATTTATGGAAGGGAACGCGACAAGCAGGAGGTAATTGATTTGCTGTTTTCCGAGGGTGTGGGAAATGGTGTCTCCGTCATTCCGATTGTCGGCAAGGGGGGACTGGGAAAAACCACCATCGCCCAGCTGGTCTACAACGACTCCAAGGTAAAAGAATATTTCGATCTAACCGGATGGCTTTGTGTATCCAATGATTTCGATGTTCCAAGGCTAACAAAGGCCATCATTGAGTCTCTTACTCGAAGTTCATGTGATCTTACACAACTAAGCACGCTTCAAGATACTCTCAAGGAAAAGCTGAAGGATAAGAGAGTGTTGCTCGTGCTCGACGATGTCTGGAATGATCAGCAAAGCCGTTGGGAATACTTAAGAAACCCCTTCGTTGGAGCAGAAACAGTAAGAATTATCATGACCTGTAGGAATGATTCGGTCGCCGAGATCATGCAgacagtgcatccttatcatCCTCGCTGCTTGTCTCCAGAGCAGTCTTGGTCATTATTCAGGCATTATGCATTTGGCGGTCGGGACCCTGAAGAACAACCACGCTTGGCGGATATGGGTAAACAGATTGTCGAGAAGTGTTCCGGTTTACCATTGGCTGTGAAGTCAATAGGAAGCCTTCTGAGATATATGGCAGACGAAAAGAGCTGGATGGATGTCATACAAAGTGATGTATGGGAAGTCGACGAGAATATTAATGAGATTTTGCCAGCTCTTAGATTAAGCTATAGTCGCATGCCAGCACGTCTTAAACCTTGTTTCATTTATTGTTCCATGTTTCCAAAGGATTATCAGTTCGACAAAGATAAATTAGTCCAATTCTGGATGGCGCAAGGTTACATCCCATCTGGAGATAGAAGAAGAATGGAAGACATTGGCAATGAATATTTCATTGACTTGCAAAGAAGATCGTTCTTTGATTCCTATTGGTCTAAGTTTTTTAAGATGCATGATATGATACATGATCTAGCAAAATCTATTGCAGGAAATGAGTGCTGGGCAATTGTTGATAAGAAGCTACCCAGTCTCCCCGATAAGCTTCGCCATTTATATGTGAGAGATGAAAAGGAATTTGGGAAATCACTGCTTTCGTATAATATTAGCGCCTTACGGACCTTCTTAATACAGCCTCAGCTTGAATTTTCAGCAAAATTATGGGTTCCGAAAAGATCTCAAATAGAAATTCTAGAATTAATCAAGTGTTTGCTGCTACTAAGATGTTTACGGACTCTAGAATTTTGTTGGGAAAGGGAAGATGAGATCCCAGAGTTACTCGGTAACCAGAAGCACTTGCGCTACTTACGCATCACATCCAACAAAATTGAGAAGCTCCCTGAATCAATATGCCTCCTTTATCACCTACAGACATTGGAACTTGATTGCCCGCAACTTGTAGAGTTACCAGATAGCCAAGGCAACCTCACCAACCTACGATACTTACATATCACATCCAACAAAATTGAGAAGCTCCCTGAATCAATATGCCTCCTTTATCACCTACAGACATTGGTACTTGATTGCCAGCATCTTTCACAGTTACCAGATGGCATAGGCAACCTTACTAACCTCCACCATCTACAAATTCCGAAAAGGCAAATTCTCTGTCTACCAGCTAGGATTAGAAAACTAACAAATCTTCGGAGCTTGCTTGGATGTTATAAAGTACAAGGTGGGATAGGAATACTGAAGGACTTGCTGAACCACCAAACTCTTATCATCTCAGGGCTTAGGAACATGGTCAACATAGAGGATGCCAGGGATGCCAATCTTAAATATAAGCATAAACTCAACACGATGGTGCTAGATTGGAATGCGGTTGACTGCAACTATGATCTGAATCATGCAGAGAAATATGACAAATTACTACATCTAGTAGCTTTTTCAGAGGAAAATAAGGATGTCCCAGCCGatgaagaaagggaggaagcCATGCTCGACTATCTCCAACCTCACGCCAACCTCAAAAAGTTGGTTATAAATGGGTATGGTGGTTCCAAGTTTCCAGAATGGGTGGGAGATCCTTTCTCCTTTGCATCACTTCAAGACATCCGTGTAATCAGTTGTGAAAAAATAAGCTCCCTTCCTCTATACATTCATGACTCTCTTGGAAAATTAGATGCACTCATACCAAAATCCACGCTTGAAGGGGTGGTCATTTCTGGTTGTCGGCAACTCACATCCATAGCAGGGCTACATCGTCTCCACTCACTTACACACCTGCATGTTCATGATTGTCCTCAACTTCAATTCTTATCAGAGGAAGGACTGCCATCTAATCTTCAAGATCTGAATATTGAGGAGTGCCAGCAGTTGACATCACTGCCAAGGATGCAAAACCTTACTTCTCTCGACTGTTTAAATATAAGAGTTTGTCCTCAACTCCGGCTTTTATCAGAGGAAGGATTGCCATCCAATCTTCAACATCTATATATTATAGAGTGCCAGCAATTGACATCGCTGCCAGGGATGCAATACCTTACTTCTCTcgaaaaattaattataaaagATTGTCCTCAACTCCAGCTCTTATCAGAGGAAGAACTGCCATCCAATATTCGATATTTACATATTGAAGAGTGCCAGCAGTTGATATCACTGCCGGGGCTCCAAAATCTTACTTCTCTTGGTGCATTAACTATTAGAAATTGTCCTCAACTCCGGCTCTTATTAGAGGAAGGACTATCATCCAATCTTCAATATTTGCAAATTAAGGAGTGCCAACAACTAAGATCACTGTCGG GATTGAGTAACTGGGGCCAAATACAAAATATCAACTGCATTCCCTTCATCCTAAATTTGAAGTACTCCAATTGA